The genomic segment AGTTATTTTTTCAGTTTTACCCATTGCCGTGTTAATTTGTATTTTGAACTTCCTTTTTGTGCGGGTTGATTATACTTTTTTTATTCAGTTTTTAATCGGCGTTGTTTTTATCTGCCTCGGACTTACGATATTCCTATTCGGAATAGACATCGGTATTACGCCGATCGGTGATGTGATGGGGCAGTTTATCACTGCGAAAAATAAAATATCGGTGGTTATTATCGGGGCGCTCATACTCGGCTTTTTTATTTCGATTGCCGAACCCGATCTGCAAATCCTCGGCGCTCAAGTTATGCAAGTCACCAAGGGGGCAATCCCGCAAACCACGCTGATTGTTATCGTTTCAATCGGTGTCGCGGTATTTCTTGCCGTCGGATTATTAACTATTGTCTATCATATCCCGCAGCATAAAGCTTTTACTTTCTCCTATGGATTGATATTGCTCTGTTCGATTTTTTCGGTACGGGAGGGCATATCGATTGCCTTTGATTCTTCGGGTGCAACAACCGGCGCGATTACGGTGCCTTTTGTTCTGGCAATAGCAGCAGGTGTTTCCCGCATGAAGAAAAACTCCATCGCATCGGAAACGGATTCTTTCGGACTTGTCGGGATGGTTTCGGCGGGAGCAATCTTGAGCGTACTTGCAATAACCTTGATACGGCAGTTACCGACCTTTGATGACAATTTCAGCATTTCGGAGCCTGCTGCCGGAGCCTCAATCCTTACCGCCATATCCGAAGCACTCAAACATGCAGCCTCTGAATCGGCACTCTCGCTGTTACCGATTGCGGTTATCTTTTTACTCACCGATGTATGTTCGTTACGGTTGAAAAAGAATACCTTGAGCGGAATTATTAAAGGGATGATTATCACCTTTGTCGGCTTAATGTTATTTTTAGCGGGAGTAAAAGCAGGCTTTTTGGATCTCGGCTTTCTGATTGGGCATAAAATCGGAGAGATTGCAAATCTGCCACTCATTTTAATCATCGGGGCTTTTATCGGCTGTGTGGTCATCCTTGCGGAGCCGGCCGTCTATGTATTGACCAAGCAAATTGAAACCGTCAGCGCCGGCTATATTCCGAGAAAGCTGGTACTCATCTTCCTTGCACTCGGCGTGAGTATTGCGACATTTCTTTCTATGCTGCGGATTGTCATTCCCGCATTTCAGCTCTGGCATATTCTATTACCGGGATACATGGTCGCGCTTGCACTTTCGTGGATTGTACCGGAGCTGTTTGTCGGTATGGCTTTTGACGCAGGAGGGGTCGCATCGGGGCCAATGACGGCGACATTCGTACTCTCCTTTGCGCAAGGGCTGGCGGCAGCAACGCCGGGTGCAAACGTACTTATCGACGGGTTCGGTATTATCGCGGCGGTCGCTTTGGCGCCGGTTATCTCGCTGCAAGTGCTGGGATTACTGTTTTATTTAAAACAACGAAATGTGTAAAAAAGGAAATACGACATGACCGCTTTTTCAGTATTGATCATTTTAGTGCCGCATGGGCAAGCGCGGAAAATTATCCACGAAGGCAGGGAGCTCGGCCTCATTGGCGCAACAACACTGCTTGCTCAAGGCACGGTAAAAAGTAAGCTGCTCGATTTTCTCGGCATCAATCAAATCCAAAAGGAATTGATTTTGACGATGGGAGAACATGATAAACTTGCCTCGATTATGGAGGAACTGAACCGGCGCCATCAAGTAACCAGAAAAAATTTCGGCATTGCGTTCATCATTCCGATTACCTATTCAAACAAACATTTCAGCGGAGCACTGCCGCCGGAAACGCAAAAGGAGATACAAGCTATGAAGTCAGCGATTTTTACAATTGTAGATAGAGGACGAGCTAATGATGTGGTGGACGCTACCATAGAAGCGGGAGCACGCGGGGGCACCATCCTTCACGCCCGTGGTTCAGGCGCGAATCAAACAAAGCTGATTTTCGATATTGAAATAGAACCCGAAAAAGAAATTGTCTTAACAATTGTAGATCCCGAACAGGTTGAACCCGTCGTTGCCGCCATCCGCAGCCATAGCGATATTGAAAAGGACGGCCACGGCATCTTATTCGTGCTGCCCATCACCGACGCCTACGGAATAAAATAAACAGTTGGGCAGTTCTAAAAACTGCAAGCCTATCGGCTTTTTCTGTAAAGAATGATTTATTATATCCGCTAAAGCGGATTGCGAAACAGTTTTTAGAGGTGAGCTTTGCTCACCGATTTTCTTTAGATTTAATTTGCAATCGGCATTGGGAGTGCACTTTACAATGGATACACAAAACACGGAACTTTTACAAGCGGGATTAGCCGCATTACATATTGAAGACCGCCAAGGAAAATTGGTAGATATGTTAACGCGATACATTCGCGAACTTGAAACGTTTAATGCCGCATTTAATTTGATAAAGGTACAAAACACTCAAGAGCTGATTATCAAACATATCCTCGACAGCCTTGCGCCGTGGGAAGCGTTAGCGCACCGGCTCGATTCACACAAAAGCGAAGACACCTGTACTATTGCGGATATCGGTTCGGGAGCGGGGCTGCCGGGTATTCCGCTTGCATGTCTGTTTTTACTTAAAGATCCGAGCATTAAATTTACGTTAATAGAGCGGATGCACAAACGATGCGCTGTTTTGGAAAACGTACAAGCCATGCTAGGGTTGACCAATACCTCTGTGCTGGAATCCGAGGCAGAAAAAGCTCCTGCCGATTATTTTGATATTGCCGTATTCCGAGCATTTCGGCCGCTTGACCGCACAATGCTTGCGACCCTGCAAAAACGAATTCGCAGTACCGGTATCTTAGCTGCCTACAAGGGAAAACGCACCGCAATTGAAGAAGAGATGCAAGCTTTGGGCGCTTATAAACCGGACTATCAGGTGATACCGGTACAAACACCCTTTTATGACGCGGAACGGAATCTCGTTATCATCCCCAAAGAAAAACTTTAGGACGCCTCTTAAAATACGATCTGTTTTTAACGGCTCCTGTAAACTGATTAATAGATCAATTCACCTGAATAGTACCGGCGTTCCTTATCCTCTTCCGTAATGCACAGCGCTCCGTCCGGCGCGATACCGGTAAGAATACCTTCGACGACGTCGTTCTCCTGTTGCCCGCGCATAAAGCGTACTACAGAACCTCGCTTCCAAAGCCGGTGGCTGATTTCCTCGTTCCAATCGCGGCGGCTAAGACATTCCTGTATTTGAGTCAGCAGCGCAGGAATAAACACTTCAAACGTGGGGCATTTGTCGGCGCCGATGATCATTGCAAGCGAAGTTGCCGTGTGTTCTATACTGCGCAAAAAAGCTGTTTGAAGCAGGTTAATACCGACACCGGCAAGAACACAGCCGCCCGCACTTTCGCACAGGATGCCGGCAGCTTTTTTCCCATTGATAAAGATATCATTCGGCCACTTAACGGCAGTCCGCACACCGGAAGGCAAAAACGAATCGAGTGTTAAACTTACTGCCAGCCCTATCCGCAGCGTAAAATCGGTGGATGCAGGCTGCCTCAAAATAAGCGTACCAAGCAGGTTTTCCCCTGCAGGAGAAAGCCATTGCCGACCGGACATGCGGCCTCGCCCCTCCGTCTGATAACCGGCATAGATGAATGTTCCGTCCGGACAACCGTCCGCAAGACATTCGCGGGCAGCTTGCAATGTAGAATCGGTACGCGCGTAATAATATACAGGTGCCTTAAAAGGATTTGTGATTGAGGTTGTTTCTCGTTTTTGTTGCGGTATCAAAATAAACTCCGTGAATAATCTTTCTCTTTTTGCTCCGTTTCGGGAGCTAACAGGCTTGTAGCATCCGTTTCTGCACGGATTTTTTCTACAAGCTCGGGATTGTTTTTTAAAAATCTGCTTAAAATCTTTTCAAAAAGCTCCATACAAACGCGAGCATCATCTTCGGCGCGGTGAGCTTCCAGCGCCGTAATGCCGAACTGCACGGCAAGATCCTGCAATGCATAGCTGGAAAGTCCGGGAAATACTTCCTTTGCAAATATCCGCGTATCGACGGCTTTATTGGTTAAAGTCGGTTTTCCAGCGCGCTTTAACTCCGCATTAACATAGTTAATGTCAAACGGAGCATTATGCGCAACTAAAACACCGGTACCGATAAAATCGAAAAAGTCAGGAAAAACATCGGCAATCAACGG from the Treponema medium genome contains:
- a CDS encoding DUF1538 domain-containing protein, whose translation is MNVLAEKCKEVIFSVLPIAVLICILNFLFVRVDYTFFIQFLIGVVFICLGLTIFLFGIDIGITPIGDVMGQFITAKNKISVVIIGALILGFFISIAEPDLQILGAQVMQVTKGAIPQTTLIVIVSIGVAVFLAVGLLTIVYHIPQHKAFTFSYGLILLCSIFSVREGISIAFDSSGATTGAITVPFVLAIAAGVSRMKKNSIASETDSFGLVGMVSAGAILSVLAITLIRQLPTFDDNFSISEPAAGASILTAISEALKHAASESALSLLPIAVIFLLTDVCSLRLKKNTLSGIIKGMIITFVGLMLFLAGVKAGFLDLGFLIGHKIGEIANLPLILIIGAFIGCVVILAEPAVYVLTKQIETVSAGYIPRKLVLIFLALGVSIATFLSMLRIVIPAFQLWHILLPGYMVALALSWIVPELFVGMAFDAGGVASGPMTATFVLSFAQGLAAATPGANVLIDGFGIIAAVALAPVISLQVLGLLFYLKQRNV
- a CDS encoding PolC-type DNA polymerase III; translated protein: MTSYDWLAAVYDTAAFIAFDTETTGLDPSSGRIVEIGAVKFDRRGVIARYNVLINPEMPMPEEAGKVNGITDEMLKDKPLIADVFPDFFDFIGTGVLVAHNAPFDINYVNAELKRAGKPTLTNKAVDTRIFAKEVFPGLSSYALQDLAVQFGITALEAHRAEDDARVCMELFEKILSRFLKNNPELVEKIRAETDATSLLAPETEQKEKDYSRSLF
- the rsmG gene encoding 16S rRNA (guanine(527)-N(7))-methyltransferase RsmG — its product is MDTQNTELLQAGLAALHIEDRQGKLVDMLTRYIRELETFNAAFNLIKVQNTQELIIKHILDSLAPWEALAHRLDSHKSEDTCTIADIGSGAGLPGIPLACLFLLKDPSIKFTLIERMHKRCAVLENVQAMLGLTNTSVLESEAEKAPADYFDIAVFRAFRPLDRTMLATLQKRIRSTGILAAYKGKRTAIEEEMQALGAYKPDYQVIPVQTPFYDAERNLVIIPKEKL
- a CDS encoding P-II family nitrogen regulator, encoding MTAFSVLIILVPHGQARKIIHEGRELGLIGATTLLAQGTVKSKLLDFLGINQIQKELILTMGEHDKLASIMEELNRRHQVTRKNFGIAFIIPITYSNKHFSGALPPETQKEIQAMKSAIFTIVDRGRANDVVDATIEAGARGGTILHARGSGANQTKLIFDIEIEPEKEIVLTIVDPEQVEPVVAAIRSHSDIEKDGHGILFVLPITDAYGIK
- a CDS encoding biotin--[acetyl-CoA-carboxylase] ligase, with amino-acid sequence MIPQQKRETTSITNPFKAPVYYYARTDSTLQAARECLADGCPDGTFIYAGYQTEGRGRMSGRQWLSPAGENLLGTLILRQPASTDFTLRIGLAVSLTLDSFLPSGVRTAVKWPNDIFINGKKAAGILCESAGGCVLAGVGINLLQTAFLRSIEHTATSLAMIIGADKCPTFEVFIPALLTQIQECLSRRDWNEEISHRLWKRGSVVRFMRGQQENDVVEGILTGIAPDGALCITEEDKERRYYSGELIY